In a single window of the Vibrio celticus genome:
- a CDS encoding GlcG/HbpS family heme-binding protein — MGSLTLQQALTIIDGTLQAGNKIHTEPLTVAVLDSGGKLISLQRQDGSSMMRPDIAIAKAWGALALGCSSRKLAQDADNRPAFISAVNVLAHGNMVPVPGGLLIRDKDKTVLGAIGVSGDISDIDESCAINGIGCAELFSDEMLQA, encoded by the coding sequence ATGGGAAGTTTGACTCTACAACAAGCGTTAACCATCATTGATGGCACCTTACAAGCAGGAAACAAGATCCACACTGAGCCTTTGACGGTCGCCGTCTTAGACAGCGGTGGCAAGCTGATTTCTTTGCAACGTCAAGACGGCTCTAGCATGATGCGACCAGATATCGCGATCGCTAAAGCGTGGGGAGCACTCGCACTGGGTTGTTCCTCTAGAAAACTCGCCCAAGATGCTGACAACCGTCCAGCATTCATCTCCGCCGTAAACGTGCTGGCACACGGAAACATGGTACCAGTTCCAGGGGGGCTACTGATTCGAGATAAGGATAAAACGGTACTTGGTGCAATTGGGGTCAGCGGTGATATCTCAGACATCGACGAAAGCTGCGCCATCAACGGCATTGGCTGCGCAGAACTCTTTAGTGACGAGATGCTCCAAGCTTAA
- a CDS encoding MarR family winged helix-turn-helix transcriptional regulator, with the protein MDAIDRVVEQWAKEKPELETEPMAMMGRIMRIAKYMETQVAELHKKYDMKLGEFDVLATLRRSGKPYRLTPSELIGSMMLTSGAMTNRLDKLEAKGLISREHSKEDRRSVSVQLTKDGLILIDQMMTEHVETQKKLVKSLSASQKKNTNQLLKTWLSAYE; encoded by the coding sequence ATGGATGCTATCGACCGCGTAGTAGAGCAATGGGCAAAGGAAAAGCCCGAACTAGAAACTGAGCCTATGGCAATGATGGGTCGGATTATGCGTATTGCCAAGTATATGGAGACGCAAGTTGCCGAGCTTCATAAAAAGTACGACATGAAGCTGGGTGAGTTTGATGTGCTGGCGACGTTGCGACGTTCTGGAAAGCCTTACCGACTGACGCCATCAGAACTGATTGGGTCGATGATGCTGACATCTGGTGCGATGACCAATCGCCTTGATAAGCTAGAAGCCAAAGGGCTGATCAGCCGTGAACACAGCAAAGAAGATAGACGTAGCGTGAGTGTTCAGCTAACCAAAGATGGTCTTATTCTGATTGACCAAATGATGACAGAGCATGTCGAAACGCAGAAAAAACTGGTTAAATCATTGTCTGCGAGTCAGAAGAAGAACACCAACCAACTTCTGAAAACATGGTTGAGTGCGTACGAGTAG
- a CDS encoding DMT family transporter, with the protein MNILLAMIPAFFWGTTYAVTQFTLQEWPPLLLGALRALPAGLLLLAVKPTLPKKGEWQIIFTLGLINIATFFGLIFVMALTLPSAISGVGMISVPVFAMIFHWVVKKQRPHLIQALSGIGLITLAWILFNPSQIALNPIGLGAMFAAIMCIVIGSSITKSLGNRMHWWKVLTWQLILGGTILSVASGVHAFIDPQPYINAVTHFDTRNAMGLVWVIGLNTALGYGMYVWLLQRMSVVDFTFGGIANPVAGIVTGMVLMGESFTAVQYSLMTGMIVMSLLPQLILAVRQSKQVKPVTQ; encoded by the coding sequence ATGAACATATTATTAGCAATGATCCCCGCGTTCTTTTGGGGAACAACCTATGCAGTGACGCAATTTACGCTACAGGAGTGGCCACCATTATTATTGGGTGCTTTGCGTGCGTTACCTGCTGGTTTGTTATTGCTAGCAGTAAAACCAACACTGCCTAAAAAAGGCGAGTGGCAAATCATTTTCACACTGGGCCTTATCAATATCGCGACCTTCTTTGGCTTGATCTTCGTGATGGCGCTAACGCTGCCTTCGGCGATCTCTGGCGTGGGTATGATCTCTGTGCCGGTGTTCGCGATGATCTTCCACTGGGTAGTGAAAAAGCAGCGCCCGCATTTGATTCAAGCTTTGTCTGGTATTGGCTTGATCACCTTAGCGTGGATATTATTCAACCCAAGTCAGATCGCTTTGAATCCAATCGGTTTAGGCGCAATGTTCGCCGCAATCATGTGTATTGTCATCGGCAGCAGCATTACCAAATCACTGGGTAATCGCATGCATTGGTGGAAGGTATTAACGTGGCAGCTGATTTTGGGTGGTACGATTTTGTCTGTCGCGTCTGGCGTTCATGCATTCATCGATCCGCAGCCTTATATTAACGCTGTCACTCATTTCGATACTCGCAATGCGATGGGCTTGGTTTGGGTTATTGGGCTAAACACAGCGCTGGGTTACGGCATGTATGTGTGGTTGCTACAGCGTATGTCGGTGGTTGATTTCACCTTTGGTGGCATCGCAAACCCAGTAGCTGGCATCGTGACCGGTATGGTGTTGATGGGTGAATCATTCACTGCAGTACAATACTCACTAATGACCGGCATGATAGTGATGTCACTGCTGCCACAACTTATTCTGGCAGTAAGACAGTCCAAACAAGTCAAGCCTGTTACGCAGTAG
- a CDS encoding DMT family transporter, translating into MNSKSLTILLFVSVCLIWGTTWFAMEVALHSIPPIFATAFRFLLAAPLLAVLAKVFNQPLLFPKGKRQWLLIVALMYFAIPFTLMIYGEQYISSGLASIIFANMPVAVMLMSGLFLGLRLAKHQIFGLVTAVVSLCLILGNEMQMGGDDYLIGTVCLGLAVAIHAVMYVLVQKHCKGIEVLTYNAVPSLIAALFLFAVSAIGENVNIESFTWDSISAVVYLGFVASVGGIVAYFKLGQVSTPFQASICFLIFPVVALLISCYINGEVLSEQSLVMMIPLLCGILLTKAPKGIFKLRSSLKTASNN; encoded by the coding sequence ATGAATTCGAAGTCGCTAACTATCTTGCTTTTTGTCTCTGTTTGCTTAATTTGGGGAACCACTTGGTTCGCTATGGAAGTAGCATTGCATTCTATTCCACCTATTTTTGCTACTGCGTTTCGCTTTTTACTTGCAGCCCCTCTGCTTGCGGTATTGGCGAAAGTCTTCAACCAACCACTGCTGTTCCCTAAAGGTAAGCGCCAATGGCTGCTTATTGTGGCACTGATGTATTTTGCTATTCCGTTCACTTTGATGATCTATGGTGAGCAATACATCTCTTCTGGTCTAGCGTCGATCATCTTCGCCAACATGCCCGTAGCAGTAATGCTGATGTCGGGTTTATTCTTAGGTCTACGATTAGCGAAACATCAAATCTTTGGTTTGGTCACAGCTGTTGTGAGCCTATGTTTAATCCTTGGCAATGAAATGCAAATGGGTGGTGATGACTACCTTATTGGCACGGTTTGCTTAGGCCTTGCTGTTGCGATTCACGCTGTTATGTATGTGCTGGTTCAAAAGCACTGCAAAGGTATTGAAGTACTGACCTACAACGCCGTACCAAGCTTAATTGCAGCTCTATTCTTATTTGCTGTATCAGCTATAGGTGAAAACGTGAATATTGAATCTTTCACTTGGGACTCAATCTCTGCTGTGGTTTACCTAGGCTTTGTGGCGAGTGTTGGCGGCATTGTTGCTTACTTTAAATTAGGTCAGGTTTCGACACCTTTCCAAGCATCTATCTGCTTCCTAATTTTCCCTGTGGTTGCACTACTGATCTCTTGTTACATCAATGGTGAGGTTCTATCTGAACAGTCTCTTGTAATGATGATTCCTCTACTTTGCGGCATCCTGCTAACCAAAGCACCAAAGGGAATCTTCAAGCTACGCTCTTCTTTGAAAACAGCAAGTAACAACTAA
- a CDS encoding helix-turn-helix domain-containing protein: MRTPIKHMRLIKGQPCRVEELTNSDDAFLEPHIHEYWELVWCVDSLGSQSIDFVDYDNKVGRIFTIAPGQVHRSELVGESARLLVFTPGFVKTNHRNTQLVDTVFAMHQSRPPYLDCSEEGNRYLLPIFTMIKEECAREESDWDLVESLMNSFLRYILRFSTQSSLKGEVRDSRVNQVVDLIEQHYTTHKHCEFYAQALSITNKRINEIVKAERGKTVTQLIHDRIILEANRELIFSTKTIKTIAFELGFEDPAYFSRFYRGQMKESPAEFRTRCADSAT; the protein is encoded by the coding sequence ATGAGAACTCCCATCAAACACATGCGCCTCATCAAAGGTCAGCCTTGTAGGGTTGAGGAACTGACTAACAGCGACGACGCGTTCTTAGAACCGCACATACATGAATACTGGGAGTTGGTGTGGTGCGTGGATAGCTTAGGTAGTCAGAGCATTGATTTTGTAGACTACGATAACAAGGTCGGCCGTATTTTTACCATTGCTCCGGGTCAGGTTCACCGATCTGAACTAGTGGGAGAAAGCGCTCGTTTACTGGTGTTTACCCCAGGCTTTGTCAAAACCAACCATCGCAACACACAACTGGTCGACACCGTTTTTGCCATGCATCAAAGTCGCCCTCCCTACTTAGATTGCAGTGAAGAAGGCAACCGCTACCTACTGCCTATTTTCACTATGATTAAAGAAGAATGTGCACGAGAAGAGAGCGACTGGGATTTGGTAGAATCCCTCATGAATAGCTTTTTGCGCTACATATTACGCTTCTCAACCCAATCATCATTGAAAGGCGAAGTGCGCGACAGCCGAGTAAACCAAGTGGTCGATTTGATTGAGCAACACTACACTACCCACAAACATTGTGAGTTTTATGCGCAAGCGCTATCGATAACTAACAAGCGCATCAATGAGATCGTGAAGGCTGAACGAGGTAAGACGGTCACCCAATTAATCCACGATCGAATCATCTTGGAAGCGAACCGAGAATTGATTTTTTCGACCAAGACAATTAAAACCATCGCCTTTGAACTTGGCTTCGAAGACCCCGCCTATTTCAGCCGTTTTTACCGTGGCCAGATGAAGGAGTCGCCAGCAGAGTTTCGAACTCGATGTGCAGATAGTGCAACATAA
- a CDS encoding MATE family efflux transporter translates to MAINLKTDPISKSFYQYLWPALTGMVIKSLFIMGDAWFVGRGVSPDGLGAIALTIPAFSIFTAIAMMVGIGGAALMSIEVGKGNSASGQTLFSQSMLSTAVLSTISVSIALYFLDDIIALMGASGYMAELTHDYLSVMLPFFVLYSLAWVMSCFVRNDTNPKLATYAMSIGAVVNLVLDYFFVLKWGWGMKGAAYGTAIAQGVIACILLSHFVRKQGTLELSLKGIGFNKLPSILKIGTPTFFIEVTAAMTILLFNYVLLHQFGENHIIAYGLTANIGVFALFVMVGIAQACQPIISFNHGANQPNRIEAIFRLGLKSAMGSGLVFMIIVYLCAPQIAALYLGDSSDLIGLSATALTFFFFAVPLMGVNLVIANLFQATAKPKQATLISLGRGFVFVALGIVILPKLFPEQGIWASILLAETLTAIVSLSMLRSYRKRFTGSLEKQVA, encoded by the coding sequence ATGGCCATCAACCTAAAAACCGATCCGATCTCAAAATCCTTTTATCAGTACCTTTGGCCCGCACTAACTGGCATGGTGATCAAGTCTCTTTTCATCATGGGAGATGCATGGTTCGTCGGACGCGGTGTTAGCCCAGATGGGCTTGGTGCTATCGCGCTAACCATTCCTGCTTTCTCTATATTTACCGCTATCGCGATGATGGTGGGTATTGGCGGCGCGGCTCTTATGTCTATTGAAGTCGGCAAAGGCAATTCGGCGTCGGGCCAAACTCTCTTTAGCCAATCGATGCTGAGTACCGCCGTACTTAGCACCATTTCAGTCAGCATCGCTCTGTATTTTCTGGACGACATTATTGCGTTAATGGGCGCTTCTGGATACATGGCTGAACTGACTCACGATTACCTGTCTGTGATGCTGCCATTCTTTGTGTTGTACTCATTAGCTTGGGTCATGTCGTGCTTTGTTCGTAACGATACCAACCCAAAACTGGCCACTTACGCAATGTCGATAGGTGCCGTGGTCAACCTAGTTTTGGACTACTTCTTCGTCTTGAAATGGGGCTGGGGAATGAAAGGGGCAGCCTACGGTACAGCCATTGCACAAGGTGTCATCGCTTGTATTTTATTAAGCCACTTTGTACGTAAACAAGGCACCTTGGAACTGAGCTTAAAAGGGATTGGTTTTAACAAACTGCCAAGCATTCTAAAAATAGGTACGCCGACCTTCTTCATTGAAGTGACCGCAGCGATGACAATCTTATTGTTCAACTACGTGTTGCTGCATCAGTTTGGTGAGAATCACATTATCGCCTACGGCTTAACCGCAAACATCGGGGTATTTGCGTTGTTTGTAATGGTCGGAATCGCTCAAGCCTGCCAGCCAATCATCAGCTTTAATCATGGTGCTAATCAGCCAAACCGCATCGAAGCAATTTTTCGCTTAGGTTTAAAAAGTGCAATGGGTAGCGGCTTGGTGTTTATGATTATTGTGTACCTGTGTGCGCCTCAAATCGCAGCCCTCTATTTAGGTGATTCGAGTGATTTGATAGGGCTATCTGCAACCGCCTTAACGTTCTTTTTCTTTGCTGTACCACTAATGGGAGTCAACTTGGTGATCGCCAACTTGTTTCAGGCAACGGCGAAGCCTAAGCAAGCGACACTAATCTCTCTTGGTCGTGGTTTTGTCTTCGTCGCATTAGGCATCGTCATCTTACCTAAGCTATTCCCAGAGCAAGGGATTTGGGCAAGTATTCTGTTAGCCGAGACCCTAACCGCGATAGTCAGCCTCAGCATGTTACGCAGCTACAGGAAACGCTTTACAGGCTCTTTAGAAAAACAGGTGGCCTAG
- a CDS encoding phosphotransferase: MSQSISSNNRAQPEAGSSQNQSELYQQDFYQNELYQKIATSLGCHEGFDVQVIQRLWGGYGELVRLIFSQEGHAELKSVIVKHVALPDKAEHPKGWNTKLSHQRKVHSYQVETAWYQSFTQQWDERCPVPVGLQCELEENEWLIVMQDLADIGFPLTSQFDVLAASDYQVSSYTREEQKQRDACLKWLANFHAKHININQQQSSSLWQVGTYWHLDTRPDELNALADVPLKNQAQTIDRLLRECPYQTLVHGDAKLANFCFDSESERAAAVDFQYVGHGCAMKDVSLFMSSAVRPQDCAELESQVLDTYFQYLKEALAHYQPQLSFDEVEAAWRPMFYVAWADFQRFVKGWSPEHWKINPYTEQLTLRVLTQLDEQESVNVR; the protein is encoded by the coding sequence ATGTCTCAATCAATATCGTCGAATAATCGAGCTCAACCTGAAGCGGGTTCAAGTCAAAATCAGTCAGAGCTTTATCAACAAGACTTTTATCAAAATGAGCTTTATCAAAAAATTGCGACCTCGTTGGGGTGTCATGAAGGATTTGATGTCCAAGTGATTCAACGCCTATGGGGTGGATATGGCGAGTTAGTTCGCTTGATCTTTTCTCAAGAAGGCCATGCTGAACTGAAAAGCGTGATTGTTAAACATGTCGCTTTGCCAGATAAAGCCGAACACCCAAAGGGTTGGAATACCAAACTCTCTCACCAACGAAAGGTACACTCTTACCAAGTGGAAACAGCTTGGTATCAGTCGTTCACCCAACAATGGGATGAGCGCTGCCCTGTACCTGTTGGGCTGCAATGTGAACTAGAAGAGAATGAGTGGCTGATTGTGATGCAAGACTTAGCGGATATAGGTTTTCCGTTAACCTCTCAGTTTGATGTGCTTGCTGCTTCTGACTATCAGGTATCTAGTTACACAAGAGAAGAGCAAAAACAACGCGATGCTTGCCTTAAATGGCTCGCTAACTTTCACGCAAAGCACATCAATATCAATCAACAACAGTCGTCATCATTGTGGCAAGTCGGTACTTATTGGCATCTAGATACACGTCCTGATGAGCTCAATGCTTTGGCAGATGTCCCACTAAAGAATCAAGCACAAACCATCGACCGTCTACTCAGAGAGTGCCCATATCAAACCTTGGTCCATGGCGATGCTAAGCTAGCCAACTTCTGTTTTGATTCAGAAAGCGAGCGCGCGGCTGCGGTCGATTTTCAATATGTGGGTCACGGCTGTGCGATGAAAGATGTCTCCCTGTTCATGAGCAGTGCTGTGAGGCCGCAAGACTGCGCAGAGCTTGAATCACAAGTCTTAGACACTTACTTCCAATACTTGAAAGAAGCATTGGCGCACTATCAGCCACAGCTTTCGTTTGATGAGGTAGAAGCTGCATGGCGACCAATGTTTTACGTGGCGTGGGCTGATTTCCAACGCTTCGTAAAAGGCTGGAGCCCAGAACATTGGAAGATTAACCCTTATACTGAGCAGCTGACCTTACGAGTGCTCACTCAATTAGACGAACAGGAGTCCGTCAATGTTCGATAG
- a CDS encoding GNAT family N-acetyltransferase: protein MQAVKWDQEVNQITVELEPNQFAVVKYQKDGDVLHITSTRIPDELQGKGFGKVMMESVLPEIEQAGFKIVPVCSYVVHYMNRQPQWSHLLSDKA from the coding sequence ATGCAGGCAGTAAAATGGGATCAAGAAGTAAACCAGATCACGGTAGAGTTAGAACCCAACCAGTTCGCGGTCGTTAAGTATCAAAAGGACGGAGATGTACTACATATCACGTCGACACGCATTCCTGATGAACTGCAAGGCAAGGGCTTTGGTAAGGTGATGATGGAGTCGGTATTGCCTGAAATTGAACAGGCGGGCTTCAAAATTGTGCCGGTTTGTAGCTATGTGGTTCACTACATGAATAGGCAGCCACAGTGGTCACATCTTCTATCCGATAAAGCATAA
- a CDS encoding flagellar brake protein, which translates to MNAPLKKPLEHNQALQDPRNRTVSTINSTDALAMIEHGSELTLNVSTPVGTKFLATTKFIGTHSDNCIVVEVPEVSNEDLNFFFQEGFWMTARAYSLRGEGALIHFRSQIHHKIGEPFPILVLSTPSTMQVTQLRKETRYEVNLASRIIFNDQRANCEIRDLSKSGCRFVTSPTSRAIQIADRVSIEITPENYNGPLIPPLRGIVCNLQKSTHYARYGVEFDDIGRANAKHLLAKLKFDGTKLCLRNG; encoded by the coding sequence ATGAACGCACCCCTGAAGAAGCCTTTGGAGCATAATCAGGCACTTCAAGACCCTCGTAATCGCACCGTTTCCACTATCAATAGCACTGATGCACTGGCCATGATTGAGCACGGCAGTGAGCTGACATTAAATGTCTCGACTCCCGTTGGCACGAAGTTTCTCGCCACCACCAAGTTTATCGGAACGCACAGTGATAACTGTATTGTGGTTGAGGTTCCCGAGGTATCCAATGAAGATCTGAACTTTTTCTTTCAAGAAGGTTTTTGGATGACCGCTCGTGCGTATTCTCTACGAGGTGAAGGCGCGCTTATCCACTTTAGAAGCCAAATTCACCATAAAATTGGTGAACCCTTCCCTATTCTGGTGCTTTCGACACCAAGCACGATGCAAGTGACTCAGCTACGTAAAGAAACACGCTATGAAGTGAATCTGGCTTCAAGAATCATCTTCAACGACCAGCGAGCAAACTGTGAGATAAGAGACTTATCGAAAAGTGGTTGTCGTTTCGTGACCTCACCGACCTCTCGTGCGATTCAGATTGCCGATCGAGTGTCTATTGAGATAACCCCTGAGAACTACAATGGCCCACTGATTCCGCCACTGCGAGGCATCGTCTGTAACCTACAGAAATCGACGCACTACGCTCGATACGGTGTTGAATTTGATGATATTGGCCGAGCTAACGCCAAACACTTATTGGCAAAACTGAAGTTCGATGGCACCAAGCTCTGCTTGCGAAACGGGTAA
- a CDS encoding Lon protease family protein — MAMQRLNTEQLYQVADLDKLPCKSTKELAPIDEIVGQERAQKAVEFAMSIKEKGYNIYAIGRNGLGKRTMILRYLNRHPQEVQELFDWCYIANFEDIRTPKVLKLPRGVGSSLKQDIEKLMRKLLKGMPLAFDNEMYFSRADRLKNQLAAKQQAALESISQEAKDKGINLTITTQGDYQFVAMNGDDLHTEESFDLLSPEEQDQFDKTIDGLEVGLRTISRELTELEETYTEKIQKLNDDTARDVITHFIKQLKKDYSQYPDIKKYLTALRKDIVDNADIFLEESTEQAEVATASLDKKMPRRYKVNVIVSQKEETLPIVVEENPNYHSLFGYVETATFKGTVFTDFSLIRAGSLHRANGGVLLMDAVKVLEQPYVWEGLKRALRSRQLSFTSLEKEVTLTGAVSLDPEPIPLDVKIILFGDYRTYQLLQHYDAEFGELFRVTADFEDEMKRTPDSEMHYARFISSIVHDNNMLHCDRKAIARIIEHSSRQAGDQGKLSLHSAHIANLLRESNYVARGSKSNLIRATHVDQALSNQQMRVGRLQDSVMETFTNGTTLIHVDGQAVGQVNALSVLSTTDHMFGAPNRITATTAYGDGEVIDIERNVDLGGSIHSKGVMILSAYLSSVFGKTAKVPLTTNITFEQSYGGVDGDSASMAEFCAVVSAFSKQPNRQDIAITGSMNQFGESQPIGGVNEKIEGFFDVCEIKGRSNEQGVIIPRSNVHNLMLRSDIVKAVEKGEFNIWAIDHVTEAIELFTGKAAGEASDEGSYPIDTIFGIAQAKLNALRK, encoded by the coding sequence ATGGCGATGCAAAGACTCAATACAGAACAGCTGTATCAGGTGGCGGATTTAGACAAGCTACCATGTAAGTCGACCAAAGAACTGGCTCCAATTGACGAAATCGTCGGGCAGGAACGGGCACAAAAAGCCGTTGAGTTCGCGATGTCAATCAAGGAAAAGGGTTACAACATTTATGCGATAGGGCGAAATGGTCTGGGTAAACGCACCATGATCTTGCGCTATCTGAACCGTCACCCTCAAGAAGTGCAGGAGCTTTTTGATTGGTGTTATATCGCGAACTTTGAAGATATTCGTACACCTAAGGTACTGAAATTGCCGCGTGGCGTTGGCAGCAGCTTAAAGCAAGATATTGAAAAATTGATGCGTAAACTGCTGAAAGGTATGCCTCTAGCGTTTGATAACGAGATGTACTTTAGCCGTGCTGACAGGCTTAAAAATCAACTGGCAGCTAAGCAACAAGCCGCGTTAGAAAGCATTAGCCAAGAAGCGAAAGACAAGGGCATTAACCTGACGATCACCACCCAGGGTGATTACCAATTTGTGGCAATGAATGGTGATGATCTTCATACCGAAGAGAGCTTCGATCTGCTTTCGCCGGAAGAACAAGATCAATTTGATAAAACCATTGATGGATTGGAAGTCGGCCTACGAACCATCTCTCGTGAACTGACGGAACTTGAAGAGACGTACACTGAGAAAATTCAAAAGCTGAATGATGATACGGCGCGAGATGTGATCACTCACTTCATCAAGCAATTGAAGAAGGATTACAGCCAATATCCAGACATCAAAAAGTACCTAACGGCACTGCGTAAAGACATTGTCGACAACGCTGACATCTTTTTAGAAGAGAGCACGGAGCAAGCAGAAGTTGCAACGGCCTCTTTGGATAAGAAAATGCCGCGTCGCTACAAGGTTAACGTGATTGTGAGCCAAAAGGAGGAGACTCTGCCGATCGTAGTGGAAGAGAATCCAAATTATCACTCTCTGTTTGGCTATGTAGAAACGGCAACGTTCAAGGGCACCGTATTTACTGACTTCTCATTGATTCGCGCAGGTAGCTTACACAGAGCCAACGGTGGCGTATTACTGATGGATGCAGTAAAGGTACTTGAGCAACCGTACGTTTGGGAAGGCTTGAAACGAGCACTGCGTTCACGTCAATTGAGCTTCACTTCATTAGAAAAAGAGGTGACCTTAACGGGGGCGGTATCGCTTGATCCAGAGCCGATTCCATTGGACGTTAAGATCATCCTGTTTGGCGATTACCGAACGTACCAACTGCTGCAACACTACGATGCAGAGTTTGGTGAACTATTCCGTGTGACGGCCGATTTTGAAGATGAGATGAAGCGTACTCCCGATTCTGAAATGCATTACGCGCGCTTTATTTCGAGCATCGTGCACGACAACAACATGCTGCATTGTGACCGCAAAGCGATCGCTCGCATCATTGAGCACAGCTCTCGTCAGGCGGGTGACCAAGGTAAATTGTCTCTGCACTCGGCACACATTGCTAATCTGCTTCGTGAATCAAATTACGTGGCGAGAGGCTCAAAATCGAACCTGATTCGTGCGACACACGTCGACCAAGCGTTATCTAACCAACAGATGCGTGTCGGACGACTGCAAGACAGTGTGATGGAAACCTTCACTAACGGCACCACGCTAATCCATGTTGATGGTCAAGCGGTTGGGCAAGTGAATGCGCTGTCTGTACTCAGCACGACGGATCATATGTTTGGTGCGCCGAACCGAATCACGGCAACCACCGCTTACGGTGATGGCGAAGTGATTGATATAGAAAGAAACGTAGACCTGGGTGGCAGTATTCACTCGAAAGGGGTGATGATCTTGTCGGCTTACCTTTCTTCTGTGTTTGGTAAGACAGCGAAAGTCCCGCTCACCACTAACATCACCTTCGAACAATCGTATGGTGGCGTCGATGGTGACAGTGCGAGTATGGCCGAGTTCTGTGCGGTGGTGTCAGCGTTTTCTAAGCAGCCAAACCGTCAAGACATCGCGATTACTGGCTCGATGAACCAGTTTGGTGAGTCTCAGCCAATTGGTGGTGTGAACGAGAAAATTGAAGGTTTCTTTGATGTGTGTGAAATCAAAGGGCGTTCAAATGAGCAAGGGGTGATCATCCCGCGTTCTAATGTTCACAACTTGATGCTGCGCAGCGATATCGTGAAAGCGGTTGAAAAGGGTGAGTTTAATATCTGGGCGATTGACCATGTAACAGAAGCGATTGAGCTGTTCACAGGCAAAGCCGCAGGTGAAGCAAGTGATGAGGGTAGCTATCCAATTGATACTATCTTTGGTATCGCCCAAGCGAAGCTGAACGCACTGCGTAAATAG